Sequence from the Gadus chalcogrammus isolate NIFS_2021 chromosome 21, NIFS_Gcha_1.0, whole genome shotgun sequence genome:
ATTTTGACTTGTGTGTCCTTTTTTGAACGTTTTTTCCCACACATCTGGTGGCCCTTGTCAACACATGACAAAGCTCACCCTCACACATACCGTTTCCCCCAGGCTGGTCCGGGAGGGACACCTGCCCTTCATCAACGCCTTTGAGTGTTTGCCCGAGGAGATGAAGCTGTTTGGCCGCGACCTGCCCGTCTTCAGAGTCCAGGTGAGGTCACAtgatcagctcctccaccaatCACAGTCAAGAGTTGTATTGCTATAAGTAGGGTGCACTCGTAGAAGGCATGTCTGTTGATGCTGGTGCACAGCCTGGTGGCCCAACACACTGTCACACCGACCGGGTCGTCGAGACACCTCCTCCAGGTACGCCAGGTTCGATTCCCCAGGTGTCGTTCCCTATCTCCCTCAACAggctctcctgtctctcttcacccCCGTCCATGAAGGCCCACCCCTACCTACTCATTCATATAAATGTCTGTTCTGGATAGAGATGTCAGTTGGAAGCTGACCAATCCCTGACCAAGGGATTACTAACCAtggtctttatttatttttacagtcTCTATATAGTATTAGTATTTTATTAAAGAGTCCTTAttatccttgtgtgtgtgtgtgtgtgtgtgtgtgtgtgtgtgtgtgtgtgtgtgtgtgtgtgtgtgtgtgtgtgtgtgtgtgtgtgtgtgtgtgtgtgtgtgtgtgtgtgtgtgtgtgtgtgtgtgcgcctccagtCCATCCCCTCCTACCGCACGGTGCACCAGGAGGCGTGTGGCCTGGCGGTGTACATGAAGctgccctccttcccccccgtGGACCTCAAGTGTCTGCAGCACCCCACCCTGCTCACCATGCGCTACCTGCTGCTCCTCAACCTGCCAGGTGGGGGCGCCCCCGCACGCAGAAACacatacaggcagacacacacaggaagacacacTAATACACGCAGGCAGACGCATGCAGGCAGACACAGCATACATACGCTTTTGcagacaaaaataataatagtgatTGATTGAAAAACAGAAATTGAGAAAATAATGATTTTACACAAAATAGAAAGCATAATTAGATGCATAAATGACAACACTTCTGGGTTGGAATAACATTTTCCAAAAGGAGTGGGAAGAAGTCACATATTTATATACAGTTGAAATAGTATATCTCTAATGTATTCAGTTTGACCTTTTTTATGCAATtcagaatgaaataaataatgatgaCTATTCGTTGATACTTCCTGTTTTGAATGGTGTCATCCCCCCCCCGGTGAAGCCCTATCTAACGGCCGTCTGTCGCCCGCCTCAGATCAGCTCCACCCCTGGGTGTGCCGGGTCATCGCCCTGGTGGGTCTGGACCAGGGGTCtgccctgacctttgaccccacaGCCAGGTCGCGCCTCCCCTACTATGACGTGCAGGCGGCGGCGCTCATCGTGGTCACCCTGAAGATGGTGTTTGGCGTGGACGACCGCAGCGAAtggtaagccccgccccctctgttCTGTCACTCAGGGACGAGACCAGACCTTGTTGTTTTAAAAGTACAGAACGGTCACTTTCCTCATTGCGATCCTCATGAGGTCCGTTTGAATTTAGACTTAAACTCACAAGCTTGAAACTAGTTTGAATCCCAGTGTGATCCTGACTCGCGTGTAGGATTCAGGCCAACACCCGGGAACAGGGAGAAGCCTTTTAGGATTGACCGACAACGCTCACTGTAACTGTACTATTTCATTGGTTTGGCGACGTTACCAAAATGCACATAAAGTAATGCCCTACTTGGCCAAGGCTCTCTTGATGAATAGATTTGTCATCTCAAGGGAGTAACCTGGAAAAATTAGTAGaactataataataaaagaaaaagctaaTATATCACTTCACTTTTTCTTTACCTTTACTTAGAACCAAGATGACGATGTGAttaatgtgttgtttattgttgtaTAGTTTATAACAtgccctgggtgtgtgtgttctcagggaTTTGTCCAATGGAGCATCTGCTAAGAACAAAGACGATCCAGGTATGTCTCCCTCTATCTGTGcctctcactcattcactctcacGGCCTGACGGTCGCACActtaactcactcactcactcactgtctatCTTGGTAATATTGGGCTGTTAACAGCCACCGTTGCCTGACACTGGGTGCAGAATGAAGTTCAACAAGAGCACAGATATCACGGATGAGTTTCCTTTGTGGCCCAGAAATCCTATTCTTTCTTACCCTGGGAGATACAGCCAGTGGGTTTTTGTTGTTCACCAATCCTTCCTCCTTTGCGAGTGTGATGTACCGGTACGCTCATGACATCTGAGATCTCCTCACGGCGAGGAATCCTGTCCGCGCTGTCGGACCTCATTCCATCTCCGTGACACACCTGTCAATTAACCTGAGAACAAGCCTCCCTTCTCAGCGGGTGCCGGGATGAGCCTTCAGACAGACGCCTGTTCAGGAGCTCTTGTGCACACGCTCCATTCGATTTGCCGTTTTTGATTTGCAGAAAAGCAAAGAAATTGTTTCATAATGATCGTCTTGTCTCTTttttgcacacacgcacgcacacacacacctcccctcctcctacccAGACCAGCGTAACTTCAGTATGAGGCGGTGGTACCGGCTGCTGCAGGCAGCGCTGATCAGAGCCCGTCGGAGAGAGGAGGACCACACGGCCAGGTGGGTCCCCCCCACGGTGTCACTCGTTTGATCTCACTCACCCTCATTGACATccgaagtgggcgtgtccacccagatgtatgatggCATAGATCAGTCTATTGTACCAGGCAAGGTACGATATGCTGGTAGGTTGATCTGTCGTATGTCTGCAACATTTGATTCATGATTTCATTATAGGGTCACTTCCTGATTAGAGGTACGATTTTCGAAAGGCTTTACCTGTCAACCCTTTACAGATAAAAACACGCCTTTTAAATCCCTTGACAGGATGCAGTGGACAGCCCAGAAGCCCATTTACCCATCCTGGGAGAGGAAAGCCTCCTACATCAAAAAGAGACGTACGTTTACACCTTTCATTCCTTCCTCATCCCCTGTCCAGGCAGGATTAACTCGGGGGCGGATATGTCATCCTGGGGTGAGTCTGCTGCCTTTCAGCAGTGTTTGGAAGCAAGAATGGTGGAATAGCTTTCAGTTTTTATCTACTGTCACAGAGCGCAAAGAATCTTTTTTTAATAGAGTGTATGTAATGCAATACACATAAATTACGACACTACGCGACTTTATAGCTGCCTTCTCTAACTAGAATTTTGACGGCAGATAGTGCTGAAAACCCACTGCGTTCCTTCTCCCACTTCTTGATTGATTCACCTGCACCCGCCTCATCTATGAAACCCTTCTCGTGACTTGTTTCAAAATGACGTCATACAATTGAAATCAAACACAGCGTTTTATAAGCAATGTAACGCACGCAGCTCGGTCCTTTTCGTGAAATGAATCCCAATTCGTCCGAGACGGCTGAACCAGGCAACTTTTAGGAAACGTACTTTTTTGGCTACTGCCATTATCAACCTTGATGTAATACAACATAACTAGCTAGCTTTCCTCATGGTATCAGCTCCCGCTCGTCTGCTGATGAAAGGGAAAAGGTGACGCTGGTAGACCCGTAAATTGTGCTCGCCCATGTGTGTGCTGTTAAAAGCAATGTGCTGTTTGAGACTTAaaaatacttttactttttttacattttttgtacTAATTCAAAACAAGAAATGATTTTGTGTTTACTAAATCACATAAATATATTGAAATACTTTGCAATATCTCGACATGCCGGTGTGAGTGGCCTCACGACATGCAAATCCATCAAATAAACCAGCCGAGGTTACAGTAGAGCGCTATGAATGGCCGTCGTGCCTGACGCGTGCTGATCATGTAAACGACCCGCCGGTACGTCCCTGCGCTGTGTCGCGCTGCAGGGATGGTGGACCAGCTGCGGACGGCGTTCACCCGGCTCTCCGGCACCCCCGCGGAGCCCAGGCGCCGGCCCCCCTCCAGCTTCAGGttccgctggggggggggggagggggaggcgggctGGGACGGCCCCAGCCTGAGCCACACGGTTCTGGACACCGTGGTGAAGAGACGGCGGGGCGGCGAGACCGCCGTCAACGAGGCCTACTGGCACCCGCCGCTGAAGAAGTGCCATTCCTGGTACtgctcccatgatgcattgctgtAACATCGCCAacacaagcacgcatgcacgtacatggcgcacgcacgcaggcacacacacacacacacacacacatggcacacacacacggcatacACACACGGctcacacacggcacacacaaacacggctcACACATTTCAATTCAGGACTATTAAATCTAAACTATCAAAACGACTTTCACACACTCAGAAAAACCTTTAACTTAATATTAAACTAAACGTATCTTATACCTATACTGGACCTATGATGACCATTTTGAGGCTAATAGATTAAACAAGTCACAAAGCTTATACCAAGCTGAATGTCCTACCTAACATCTGGTCTATTGGTCATGAAGCAGCGGCTAGGGTTCATGACACCTTGCCCTCGGAGGCCAGCAGGTTAAGCCACGGTCATGGGTCAGTTTATTTGTTAACTGCTCTATGCAAATATCCTAACCAAGCATCAGTTAATGAGAAGGCAAGAGAAGAAAATACGATCTATTATTAATCCAAAATTATTTTTGATTATAGTGGAATCACCGTTTAAAGAATGTCAATGATATGTAAATGGAGAGTTAATTATGTGTAAAAAAACCATTTCAGTACAATAGAGACATCAAGGCCAAGTGGAACATTCTTGCAGCTCATTCTGTGAATTCCTCCAGCCTTCTTTAAGTATTTCGGTAACCGTCCCTTGATGTTGACGTGTGACGGCGCCCCCCCAAACTGGCGGGTCTTCGTGGTTATTAGACAACCGTTTAGACCGTTCCCCTCCGGGTTTGGAATTGCCTCCCCTCCTTACTCTTACTTGGTAAACCTTGAACCAACCCTctccctagccctaaccccatGTGAATACACCCGCGCCTTTTACAATGTCACGGCTCCACAGCTCTAACAATGTCATAATGTGAAGGCGAGTAAGGAACCTAACGCTGTGGACTGCTGTCTCCTGGCCAGGGCCTGCAGGAGGCACTTTGAGGAGGACCGGGCCACGCTGCCCAAGATGTACTGCTGGCTCCTGGAGCTCTTCTCCTTCCTGCTGGGGGTGAAGCAGGCGCTGGTCCACGAGGAGGTGCTCCGGGCAGAGCGCCTCCTGCTCGGCAGAACGCAGAGCTCCTCCAAGAGCCggggcggagaggaggaggagaggaggaggaggaggaggaggaggaggagcggggtgGGAACCAGAAAAACAGGAAGGGCCAACCTCAGCCCTGACCCAGGGAGAGGGAAACCCGCCTCGCCTGGGAGCAGCAGAAAAAGGAAAGCTTGATGTGTGCCTTATTACCATAGGACAGTAACAACAGAAACAACGCCATAGCAccactgtttttttgtttttgttttctaaaCCAATGTATTACAGGTCCATATGAGATTGTACAAACTTttctatatataaaaaaaaaaagtatttttattaACTAACCCTGACTGATAACCTGCTTTTCCAGAAACCGTCCATGCATCGGTAATTGCTTTCATCCCTCTTTACAATTGTTCATATTGAAGTTATTCGACTCTTATGTAAGCCTAGCCTACACATATACTTTTAATTATAACAAGTTTAAATAATGGTTTGGGGAAATTTTGTTTAGAAAACAGACCGATTCTTATATCGCTTTATCGTTTTATAGAATTCGTTTTATACATGTTAATATAAGCTTATACATATTACATGTAATTTacattacaatttacagaaaTAATTTGAGTAGGCTTTTTGCTACTTAACATGTGAGGTTTGAAACAATCCAAgcataaaattaaataataggCGCAACTACAATAAGTGCTGCACAAGAAGGTTTCTGGGATGCAGAAACCGAAACACAAGTTAGAATGGTTTAAAAGACAAACAAGTAGTAAAGATAATTATGATGGCTTGCATACTAATTAAGTAAGACTGACTTCAAAAAGCCTGAAACAAAGCATTAAGGGCAAGTAGCGAGGGGGCCTATACATACTAATTCAGTTTCCCCAAAACGGATACCTGACCATTTTCTAATTCATGTTATTCATGTCATGTCCAAACAGTGATTTAAAGCCTGCCCCCTGACTTCACTCAATCGTCAGACGCAGGGTTATCCCCTCAAAACAAACCGGTTGGACACCTGCCTATTTCCAAATTCTCTCGGGAGCGAGAAAAGCAGACAAAACTCGTTCTCAGTCATACGAAGCGGACGGCTGTTTGGTCTCCGCGGCTCGACTGCATTTCACAGTAGTGAAAATATCAGATTCAGCGACGAGAAAGTCCAGTCCGACGCGATGACAGAGGAATCTGCCAGGTAAGATACCTCACAGACCCAAACCGTCCAGTTATGTCTGCTTGGAGATGTACCGGAGCACCTAGTCTGTGCGTGGAGGCATCGACGGGGCCCGCAGCTCGCCAAATCTGCTCAAGTCTCGGTGTTTGGGTTTTTAATGCTGAACGTCGACACTGATATTGTGTTCGCTATATGTGATAATAGACAGTATGTGCTGCATCGTTATAGTCAAATGAGTCCCAAAAGTTATTGATGGCATATGCAACAAGGGTGGAAGTGTTCTTTGGTTTTGCAGTAAGAAACGTTTTCCACACCTGTCTTAACACATAGTTGGCAACTTATATTACGTCAATTAAAATAGGTTAAATGTCCATGACTACTTTGGGACACGTTAACCTTTCTCCTTTgattctgtgtatgtgtaacgTTAGAgatatttcttttttcattgcATGCTGTGGATCATTTCCTCCTCATGTAAAAGTTTACGTTCCAATTAGTTAAACAGAAActaagctgaagtagtaggcctacaacatgcTACCAGTTGGTTTAAGGGCGAATAAATCACATTTTCATTCTTTCAGAGAGTCACGGTCCAAGGAGTTGCCTCTCTCGTATGTGTAGACTTTATATGTCTACTACTTTCGTACACTCTTTAAATAATTGAAAACAGGAATATTAATGCAAAATAATATGTCTCAGCACTAAAATCAATAATGACATGTGATGTCACGTAATGTCACATTAATGGCCTGTTGGTCTACAAAATCATTTCAGTGAAACTACGCCCTCTGGTGTTGGTTTGACGCTACGTCCCCTGACGCCTCCCGCTCTAACTGTTAGATGATTCGTTGTTTAGTTCTCTGATAATAATTGCCAACCATATCATATATTATTCAAACATATTATTTGTCATTTTCGAAAAAGAAAATGTCAGTTTCCTTAACTATTGAATAAAGAGGAGATGATGCACTATTTCGTAAAATTAACATAGAATTCacagataggcctacactttaaaatgtaggcctattagtGATGATGCCCTTTGTGAGAAAACGTTGATACAAATCAATTTTAGTCTGGTATCAATGTTTTTCAGATTATATGAggttaaaacaaacccatttaaAAAAACGTTTAATGGCATTTTCAGATTTTCCTCAGAGAAGTAACTGTTGGTTTCTGCCTGATAGTATCACTCtcacccatcacacacacacaaacacacatacctccCCATTATTGTTGGGTGCAATTGTGTTATTGGTCTGTTGGCAGAGGTTAGTTAAATGGAGCTAGGTTTATTTTTGATTTCAAATGAGCactataaaaaatatgtttgtcAGATTGACTAAACCCGAAGTCAAGGGGGCCTTAAGGCATTTTTCCTCCTCAGAACATAGTAGGCCTTCAGGAAtacaatatttatataattCTAGTAGTGTGGGAGTGTTTACGTATTCATAATATTATGTTGTCAATCGTTATCTTTATGTATCCAATTGGTTATATTAAACAGGAAGAGGGGCGTGGTCACGCTCACCGCCGACCAATCGTACGAGGGCGTTTCGAGCGGTTAccaggacgacgacgacgtgtGGAGGGCCTTCCTAGAGAGCCCGCTGACGGCCGCCTCCAAGGCCATGATGAGCGTGAACGGAGATGAGGAAGCTACCGGAGCCCTGGGCATGCTCTACGAATACTACAAAGTAAAAGCCTTTCTTCTCTTTGCGTTGTTGAGTTTGAGAATTTACACTCCAGACATCTGACTAAAAGTAAGACTCTAAGTCTCCTGTGGTCCAAAAGCAATGTGGATTAAATTCATATGAAGATGTGCAGTGGGTGATTTAATTGGTGTGTCATTTAttactttttaaatgttttaataaatcactttatatatttaatgtttaattgTTTGTACCTTATATTCGTACATTTTTTGGAGAAATATCTTTTGGATGATCCTATGTTGATATGCCTTGTGCTTGATGAGAGAGAGTTGAAActattttatatacatattatagtATACTCATATTCTATCAATCTATCATCTTTACAGCAGGTCTACACCATCAAAAAAACGATTCTCTCTGGTCTTGTTTGTTTTCTGATCAGATTCCTCGGGACAGGAAGCCTGGAATCCAATTTAAAACAGAGAGCCCTTCTTCAGAAGACCCGGAAACCAGCAAAACGTACAGCTCTTTATTTCATCATTCTTCTAACTGTCGTTGTTATGGTACATTTGATTATAGAACTcagaccacaaacacacacacacacacacacacacacacactgacacacacacacacacacacacacacacacacacacacacacacacacacacacacacacacacacacacacacacacacacacacacacacacacacacacacacacacactgtgcaatTCAATGGTTTTGACTGAATTCAACCAACAAATCCCAGGTAAGTGAGAAACAGCTGGATACGTAATAATTATAATTCCCAAGCTGTGTAATACATGTACTTCATAGACCGCTATATTATTTACTTTTGAAAGTATTGACTGGCCGACATGATATAAATTTAAAGTTTAACACTTAAGTCGTTGATGCCGTTTATGTTGTTATTcttgatgaagttgttgatgaTATTATTAACGAAGATGTCGTTGTTGACGATAACTTTGTCGATCATGACGTTGTCGATGATGTCATCTTTGTTGACGACGACGTCATTAAAGAGGAAGAATTTGATTTTGACGACATCTTCCGTGTTGACGATAACGTTGTTGATGAAGAGGATGTCTATGCTGATGATGATTTCGTCCTTAACGAGGACGTGGTTGTTACCGTTGATTTCATCGTTTACTACCCGGCGTCGGTCTCCCGCGTGTGTAGTTCTGTCCGGTAAACCCTGTTTGCGTGCCCCCGTCTCCCGTCTCCcgtagcaacagcagcagcttccCGGGGGCCTACCAGGACTCCCTGCTGACGATGACCCCGCTGACCAACGTGTCCCTGCACAACGTGGTCCGGGCAAGCCCCCCCAAGCCCGCCAAGAGGGGGGGCTCCTACAGCCACCCGTACCCGGAGCCCATCGTACCGCCGCC
This genomic interval carries:
- the taf1b gene encoding TATA box-binding protein-associated factor RNA polymerase I subunit B, with the protein product MDEVETAGYVVPCAVCSAVNWAISADLKYYCKSCHNVIDKTAEVADHTFLDYANRITDLTSSRQRRVVEYGRKWKVCEGFQFILKHQAEALILLGVHSQFKDDVLCQLWRLYLQKSRQAYTKNPLSSKVPPGARDTDTDPSDNDTGASSATSTGAPSATPPGAPSATPPGAPSATPPGAPSATPPGASSTTPTGAPSATPTGASSTTPTGASSTTPTGAPSATSTGAPSATQTGAPSANEKEGEPSANEKEGSPSANETDGPSAKEVEGEPSANETEGQSANEMEGSPGSLSAFETDGGPSASDTEGRPSAISSTSGASSDEDRPKRHKVYPSGSEDSGTYLSLRLRRSNGLMSMNKTLALLYLGLLWCREALTLADLLRLVREGHLPFINAFECLPEEMKLFGRDLPVFRVQSIPSYRTVHQEACGLAVYMKLPSFPPVDLKCLQHPTLLTMRYLLLLNLPDQLHPWVCRVIALVGLDQGSALTFDPTARSRLPYYDVQAAALIVVTLKMVFGVDDRSEWDLSNGASAKNKDDPDQRNFSMRRWYRLLQAALIRARRREEDHTARMQWTAQKPIYPSWERKASYIKKRRMVDQLRTAFTRLSGTPAEPRRRPPSSFRFRWGGGEGEAGWDGPSLSHTVLDTVVKRRRGGETAVNEAYWHPPLKKCHSWACRRHFEEDRATLPKMYCWLLELFSFLLGVKQALVHEEVLRAERLLLGRTQSSSKSRGGEEEERRRRRRRRRSGVGTRKTGRANLSPDPGRGKPASPGSSRKRKA